GCAACAGGCTGCTATCAGGGAGATAGAGCAGAAATCATGGAACAACCTCTTCAGAAATATTCTCCATGATCATCAAAGAAAATGGCATCTTACACCTAACAAGACTTCGACTCACAGTAGCTTTACATGTAATAACTGCTATCGAAACCAGATTCACTCGGTCCTTGCCATAATTATGGAAAGCCCTAACCAGCTTCCTAATAATAAGAAAGTAAAAACATTAACTAAATAAACCCAGCCAAATAagcttatgcaacagttttCCTGGATACCGAACGAAATCCACACAACACCCCCGAAAACATAACTATCATCTTTCCCCTACTACTATAGTCTATCGGCAAAAAAACAAccaatagagagagagagagagagaggacgtCAAAGTTTCACTTTCCTTCTCTTCGCATTCCAACCCAAAAGAAGTAATTAACAAACTTTCTTTCACTTGAGCAAGAAACTAACCAGTGCTCAATCACTATGGTCTTCGTCTTCGCCGCTTTCGAAATTTCCTTCCCTTGCTCTTCTTTGCTCACGACCTTCTTGGCCTTCTTCTTCGGTAAGTCGGTCCGGGGCCCCTCAGACACGAAGTCAGCCGAGTTTGGATTGGCCGCTCGCTTGGCCGCGCTCCGAGTCACCCTCGTTGGCAACTTGGACTTTGCTGGTTCTTCCTCCACGACTCTTCGTTTCCTGGGCGCCATTAATCCAATAGATAGAAACCCTCTGTGTATCTCTCTGTAGGATACACGCGCGCACTATGCTTGTGTCGTGTGCGTAACAGTTGGAGAACGCACTGATATTTTTCATGCTTTCCCGCTAGGTGAATTTAAACGGACGGTCAGGATTTTTCGTGTACACGGATGACTGtgttgtcaaaaaaaaaaaaaaaactgaaacgTCGGGTCGTGTCGGGTCGggaagtgaagtgaagtgaaTATGACCTGTCCGACTCCCCATATTCATATTTTCTCCGacgataaaataataaaaattcaattctTGCTACCATATAAGTCAGtgtattaacatattattaatttatttatagtaagaattattataattttaaaaaaattaaaatatcaatattttttagcaTAGTTGATTTGGAAGCTTTCACATAAACAATGCGTTGGTTGTGCAAAACATAAGATTTCTAAATAGTTTtccctaaaaatatatataaatcattattttgtgatttgtagCTATTAAGGAAGatgtaaaaactaaaaattaatttatgtacGTATTACttgattaagtaattattaatttatattaaatagagtGCAGTTTAGtcaaattaaaacttttttaataaagtgatttgattatatttatataaattaaattataagatgaTTGTAAAAGAGTAATCGATGTAAGgagatgcttggggaatgaaatgagatgagaattttgtgaataataataagatgatttgtgaataaatGTGAGTAGTTTGAGTTGattatttattgggttttgagatgtaagatataaaagttgaataaaaaatattatgaaattaaaatattgttagaatataattttttaatattttctttttatatttaaaaaagttgaattattttttactttttatttgaaagattggaaaaattgtaataattaatttgaaaatatttatttttaaatgatatttgaaaaataaataaaatgtgattagatgagatgaaattaaattaaattaaattaaatgagaatCAGGATGGATTGAAAAACGTTTCCAAACATTCACTTAGTACTAGCCCaccaaatatattattatataatcatataaacTGATACAcgttttattataaaatctaaaGATAGTATATTAACCTACGCGTCATTAGACTCAATTCCATaccaatttatatttattcatgaAACTCTGTCACTCATTATCTTCACacataatacttttttttttattctttttaaattaattgaattattctattcattattcacacataaatatataaagtaaaaacaCAATAAGAAGTTTGAACCACTCTTTTGAATTTCGTACTGTACCGATCGGTACGATTAAAATTTTTCGTACCAGTCAGCGCTACACATTTCATatcggcctcaatttcggcttGTACCGGCTTATATTTTGgccgtttttttattttttcaaattataaacttATGTTTTAACCCACAATTTatactaggctatttataatttatatatatgtatttatatataatttattcatatatagacta
This genomic interval from Juglans microcarpa x Juglans regia isolate MS1-56 chromosome 4D, Jm3101_v1.0, whole genome shotgun sequence contains the following:
- the LOC121261258 gene encoding uncharacterized protein LOC121261258 isoform X2 — translated: MAPRKRRVVEEEPAKSKLPTRVTRSAAKRAANPNSADFVSEGPRTDLPKKKAKKVVSKEEQGKEISKAAKTKTIVIEHCKQCNSFKTRAIRVKEGLEKGVSGVTVLVNPNKFTRSIGFMVHLLPGKKVVFFI
- the LOC121261258 gene encoding selenoprotein H isoform X1: MAPRKRRVVEEEPAKSKLPTRVTRSAAKRAANPNSADFVSEGPRTDLPKKKAKKVVSKEEQGKEISKAAKTKTIVIEHCKQCNSFKTRAIRVKEGLEKGVSGVTVLVNPNKPRKGCFEIREDGGETFISLLDMKRPFAPMKALEMDKVISDIIDKIK